A part of Winslowiella toletana genomic DNA contains:
- the tolR gene encoding colicin uptake protein TolR, with translation MARTRGRRARRDVKSEINIVPLLDVLLVLLLIFMATAPIITQSVEVDLPDATDSKTVSSDDNPPVIVEVSGVGQYSLVVDHDRMEQLPSEQVVAEAQRRIEANPKTVFLIGGAKDVPYDEIIKALNLLHQAGVKSVGLMTQPI, from the coding sequence ATGGCCAGAACGCGTGGTCGTCGCGCTCGTCGCGACGTAAAATCTGAGATCAACATTGTCCCGCTGCTGGACGTCTTGCTGGTGCTGCTGCTGATTTTTATGGCGACAGCACCGATCATTACGCAGAGCGTGGAAGTTGATCTGCCGGATGCGACAGATTCAAAAACAGTTTCCAGCGATGATAATCCACCGGTAATTGTAGAAGTATCAGGTGTCGGACAGTACAGCCTGGTAGTCGATCATGATCGTATGGAGCAGCTGCCGTCAGAACAGGTCGTCGCCGAAGCGCAGCGCCGTATTGAAGCGAACCCGAAAACGGTGTTCCTGATTGGCGGCGCGAAAGACGTGCCCTATGACGAGATTATCAAAGCGCTGAATTTGCTACACCAGGCGGGCGTGAAGTCCGTTGGTCTGATGACGCAGCCGATCTAA
- the tolB gene encoding Tol-Pal system beta propeller repeat protein TolB, which produces MKQALRVALSFLFLWAAVLHAEVRIEITQGVNTARPIGVVPFKWDGPGAAPEDVGGIVAADLRNSGKFNPLDRARLPQQPTSAAEVQPAAWSALGIDAVVVGQVQPGADGSYTVSYQLVDTAGSPGTVLAQNSFKVTKQWLRYAAHTASDEAFEKLSGIKGAFRTRIAYVVTTNGGQYPYELRVSDYDGYNQFVVHRSPQPLMSPAWSPDGSKVAYVTFESGRSALVIQTLANGAIKQVASFPRHNGAPSFSPDGSKLAFALSKTGSLNIYVMDIGSGQIRQVTDGRSNNTEPTWFPDSQTIAYTSDQAGRPQIYKMNINGGAPQRLTWEGSQNQNSDVSADGKSLVMVSTNGGAQHIARQDLETGAVQQLTDTFLDETPSLAPNGTMVIYSSTQGMGSVLQLVSTDGRFKARLPATDGQVKSPAWSPYL; this is translated from the coding sequence ATGAAGCAGGCACTGCGTGTAGCGTTAAGTTTTTTATTTCTGTGGGCAGCCGTGCTGCATGCGGAAGTTCGCATTGAGATTACCCAGGGGGTAAACACCGCACGCCCAATCGGCGTGGTGCCGTTCAAATGGGACGGCCCGGGTGCAGCTCCGGAAGACGTTGGCGGGATTGTTGCCGCTGACTTACGTAACAGTGGTAAATTTAACCCACTGGATCGCGCACGTCTGCCACAGCAGCCGACTTCTGCTGCTGAGGTTCAGCCTGCGGCGTGGAGCGCGCTGGGTATTGATGCGGTGGTGGTGGGTCAGGTGCAACCTGGCGCCGATGGCAGCTACACTGTCTCTTACCAGTTAGTCGATACTGCCGGTTCACCAGGTACCGTTCTGGCGCAGAACTCGTTTAAAGTGACTAAGCAGTGGCTGCGTTATGCGGCGCATACTGCCAGTGACGAAGCGTTTGAAAAACTGAGTGGTATTAAAGGTGCGTTCCGTACTCGTATCGCTTATGTGGTGACGACCAACGGCGGTCAGTATCCGTATGAGTTGCGCGTCTCTGATTACGATGGTTACAATCAGTTTGTGGTGCATCGTTCACCGCAACCGCTGATGTCGCCAGCCTGGTCGCCAGACGGCAGCAAAGTGGCGTATGTGACCTTTGAAAGCGGACGTTCCGCGCTGGTTATCCAGACGCTGGCTAATGGTGCGATTAAACAGGTGGCGTCATTCCCACGCCATAACGGCGCACCATCCTTCTCTCCTGATGGCAGCAAACTGGCGTTTGCCCTGTCGAAAACCGGTAGCCTGAATATTTATGTGATGGATATCGGCTCTGGCCAGATTCGTCAGGTGACCGATGGTCGCAGCAACAACACTGAGCCGACCTGGTTCCCGGATAGCCAGACTATCGCCTACACCTCGGATCAGGCTGGTCGTCCACAGATTTATAAAATGAATATCAACGGTGGCGCGCCACAACGTCTGACCTGGGAAGGCTCCCAGAATCAGAACTCTGATGTGAGCGCCGACGGTAAATCTTTGGTGATGGTTAGCACCAATGGCGGTGCGCAACATATCGCCAGACAAGATCTGGAAACGGGAGCCGTTCAACAATTAACGGACACGTTCCTGGATGAGACGCCAAGTCTCGCACCTAACGGCACAATGGTAATCTACAGCTCTACTCAGGGTATGGGTTCCGTGTTGCAGTTGGTTTCGACAGATGGGCGTTTCAAAGCGCGTCTTCCGGCAACTGATGGACAGGTAAAATCACCTGCCTGGTCGCCGTATCTGTGA
- the ybgE gene encoding cyd operon protein YbgE: protein MAALISRLYGVMDKRPLRALSLLLALLLAGCIFWEPSRFAAKTGPLSIWQGFVMMWAVCSGVIHGVGFRPRRLRWRAFFSPLPAQIILLAGLGFFFL from the coding sequence ATGGCCGCACTGATTAGCCGATTGTATGGCGTAATGGATAAGCGCCCGTTGAGGGCGCTTTCTCTGCTGCTGGCGTTGCTGCTGGCGGGGTGCATCTTCTGGGAACCGTCACGTTTCGCGGCGAAAACCGGACCGCTCAGCATCTGGCAGGGATTTGTGATGATGTGGGCGGTCTGCAGCGGGGTGATACACGGTGTCGGTTTTCGCCCACGTCGGCTACGCTGGCGCGCGTTTTTCTCACCGCTTCCGGCGCAGATTATTCTGTTAGCTGGCCTCGGCTTCTTCTTCCTTTGA
- the tolQ gene encoding Tol-Pal system protein TolQ: MNILDLFLKASLLVKLIMLILIGFSIASWAIIIQRTRILNAAGRDAEAFEDKFWSGIELSRLYQESQARRDELGGSEQIFYAGFKEFARLHRANNHAPEAVVEGASRAMRISMNRELESLENHIPFLGTVGSISPYIGLFGTVWGIMHAFIALGAVKQATLQMVAPGIAEALIATAIGLFAAIPAVMAYNRLTQRVNKLEQNYDNFTEEFTAILHRQAFSSESSK, translated from the coding sequence ATGAACATTCTTGATTTGTTCCTGAAGGCGAGCCTTCTGGTCAAACTTATCATGTTGATTTTGATTGGGTTTTCTATTGCCTCATGGGCAATTATTATCCAGCGTACCCGTATTCTGAACGCCGCAGGGCGCGATGCCGAAGCCTTTGAAGATAAGTTCTGGTCGGGTATCGAACTCTCCCGTCTTTATCAGGAGAGCCAGGCGCGCCGTGACGAGCTCGGCGGTTCTGAGCAGATTTTCTACGCCGGCTTTAAAGAGTTTGCGCGTCTGCACCGGGCCAACAACCACGCACCGGAAGCGGTAGTGGAAGGTGCCAGCCGTGCGATGCGTATTTCAATGAACCGTGAGCTGGAAAGTCTGGAAAATCATATTCCTTTCCTTGGCACCGTCGGTTCCATCAGTCCGTATATCGGTCTGTTTGGTACGGTGTGGGGGATTATGCACGCCTTTATCGCGCTGGGCGCGGTGAAACAGGCGACGTTGCAGATGGTCGCTCCGGGTATTGCCGAAGCGCTGATCGCCACCGCGATTGGTCTGTTTGCCGCTATTCCGGCTGTTATGGCGTACAACCGCCTGACCCAGCGTGTGAACAAGCTGGAACAGAACTACGACAACTTTACCGAAGAGTTCACGGCTATCCTGCATCGTCAGGCGTTCTCCAGCGAGAGCAGCAAGTAA
- a CDS encoding methylated-DNA--[protein]-cysteine S-methyltransferase codes for MSYYCKLFTSPVGVLTLIASDKGLAAILWENDNPRRVRLPLLTEDNQHPILLETERQLQRYFAGTLQRFDLPLDFVGTEFQKKVWTALVAIPFGETRSYGEIARQIGHPAAVRAVGAANGKNPISIVAPCHRVIGANGKLTGFAGGLATKAFLLDIEAGKAQQVK; via the coding sequence ATGTCTTACTACTGTAAATTATTTACTTCACCGGTCGGTGTACTGACGCTGATCGCCAGCGATAAGGGGCTGGCGGCGATTCTGTGGGAAAATGACAATCCGCGGCGTGTGCGTCTGCCGCTGCTGACTGAAGATAACCAGCATCCGATCCTGCTGGAAACCGAACGCCAGCTGCAACGCTATTTCGCCGGCACATTGCAGCGTTTCGATCTGCCGCTGGATTTTGTCGGCACCGAGTTCCAGAAGAAGGTCTGGACGGCGCTGGTGGCGATTCCTTTCGGTGAAACCCGCAGCTACGGCGAAATTGCCCGGCAGATTGGTCATCCAGCTGCGGTACGCGCCGTCGGCGCGGCTAACGGTAAGAATCCGATCTCGATTGTCGCGCCCTGTCATCGGGTGATCGGCGCCAATGGCAAACTCACCGGTTTTGCCGGTGGACTGGCGACCAAAGCCTTTTTACTGGATATCGAAGCGGGGAAAGCGCAGCAGGTTAAATGA
- the pal gene encoding peptidoglycan-associated lipoprotein Pal has product MQLNKVLKGLLLALPVIAVAACSSHKNNNNDQTGMGADGSNSGMNSGNMSSEEQARLQMQELQKNNIVYFGLDKYDIASDFAQMLDQHAAFLRSNPSYKVTVEGHADERGTPEYNISLGERRASSVKMYLQGKGVSADQISIVSYGKEKPAVLGHDEAAYAKNRRAVLVY; this is encoded by the coding sequence ATGCAACTGAACAAAGTGCTGAAGGGTTTACTGCTGGCACTGCCAGTGATCGCAGTGGCTGCATGTAGCTCACACAAAAACAACAACAACGACCAGACCGGTATGGGTGCTGACGGTTCTAACAGCGGCATGAACAGCGGTAACATGTCTTCTGAAGAGCAGGCACGTCTGCAGATGCAAGAACTGCAGAAAAACAATATCGTTTACTTCGGTCTGGACAAGTACGATATCGCTTCTGACTTCGCTCAGATGTTGGATCAGCACGCAGCATTCCTGCGCAGCAACCCGTCTTACAAAGTCACCGTAGAAGGTCATGCGGATGAGCGTGGTACGCCTGAGTACAACATCTCTCTGGGCGAGCGTCGTGCAAGCTCCGTGAAAATGTACCTGCAGGGTAAAGGCGTTTCTGCTGATCAGATCTCTATCGTTTCTTACGGTAAAGAGAAGCCAGCTGTACTGGGTCATGACGAAGCGGCTTACGCCAAAAACCGTCGTGCCGTACTGGTATACTAA
- a CDS encoding AlkA N-terminal domain-containing protein: protein MMDNNAAYQALTSRDARFDGVFFVGVTSTGIYCRPICPVKAPQQKNCRFFDSAEAAEKASFRPCLRCRPELAPGNAPVDSAHRIADLLVQRIDEGLTSEAESLEQIASQFGISSRQLRRIVQKELGVSPVEIRQTRRLLLAKQLLTETRLPVTEIAFASGFSSLRRFNDAFNAQYRLSPSRLRKEAADNRHPFLAGETSTLQLSYRPPYDWQAMLAFLSMRAIKDVEHISENSYARTVRLGSCTGWVRVTHAAAKSALMAEFSHSLTPVLPVLLRRLRNLFDLSARPDLIASHLQQDELFHRSLSANPGLRVAGAFDGFEMAVRAILGQQITVKAATTIACRFAAAFGEPIATPFAELTRLSPLATRVCEASIDDIASLGIVSARSRCILAMAQACASGELRLEAGSEPEKVINQLVMLPGIGPWTANYIAMRALRWPDAFPKEDIAVRNNLGGVSAKQAELMSQAWRPWRSYAVMHIWKNMS from the coding sequence ATCATGGATAATAATGCCGCTTATCAGGCGCTCACCTCGCGTGATGCGCGTTTCGACGGCGTATTTTTTGTCGGCGTCACCTCCACCGGCATCTACTGCCGACCAATCTGCCCGGTGAAAGCGCCACAACAGAAAAACTGCCGGTTTTTTGACAGTGCGGAAGCCGCCGAGAAAGCGTCATTTCGCCCCTGTTTGCGCTGCCGTCCGGAGCTGGCTCCGGGTAATGCGCCGGTAGACAGCGCGCACCGTATTGCCGATCTGCTGGTGCAGCGTATTGATGAAGGGCTGACCTCCGAGGCGGAAAGTCTGGAGCAGATCGCCAGCCAGTTTGGCATCAGTTCACGTCAGCTACGGCGCATTGTGCAGAAAGAGCTGGGCGTATCGCCGGTGGAGATCAGACAGACCCGCCGACTGCTGCTGGCGAAACAGTTGCTGACGGAGACACGGCTGCCGGTCACCGAGATTGCTTTTGCCAGCGGTTTTAGCAGCCTGCGTCGCTTTAATGATGCTTTTAATGCGCAATATCGCCTCTCTCCCAGCCGTCTGCGCAAAGAGGCGGCGGATAACAGGCACCCGTTTTTGGCAGGCGAAACCTCGACTTTACAGCTGAGCTACCGTCCGCCCTATGACTGGCAGGCGATGCTGGCGTTTCTCAGCATGCGGGCGATTAAAGACGTGGAACATATCAGCGAGAATAGTTATGCCCGTACAGTGCGTCTGGGTAGCTGTACGGGCTGGGTACGTGTCACACATGCCGCGGCAAAATCGGCGCTGATGGCTGAGTTCAGCCATTCACTGACGCCGGTATTGCCGGTACTGCTGCGCCGTCTGCGCAATTTGTTCGATCTCAGCGCGCGACCGGATCTGATTGCCAGCCACCTGCAACAGGACGAACTTTTTCACCGCAGCCTCAGCGCCAATCCGGGACTGCGTGTTGCTGGCGCCTTTGATGGCTTTGAAATGGCGGTACGCGCCATTCTCGGCCAGCAAATCACCGTTAAAGCGGCTACCACCATTGCCTGTCGTTTTGCGGCGGCCTTTGGCGAGCCAATTGCCACGCCTTTTGCCGAGCTAACCCGCCTGTCGCCGCTGGCAACGCGTGTCTGTGAAGCCAGCATTGATGATATTGCCAGCCTGGGCATTGTCAGCGCGCGATCGCGCTGCATTCTGGCGATGGCGCAGGCCTGTGCTTCAGGAGAGTTGCGGCTGGAGGCGGGCAGTGAGCCAGAAAAAGTGATTAACCAACTGGTGATGTTGCCGGGTATCGGCCCGTGGACGGCCAACTATATTGCAATGCGTGCGCTGCGCTGGCCGGATGCTTTCCCGAAAGAAGATATTGCGGTGCGTAATAACCTTGGTGGCGTCAGCGCGAAACAGGCGGAGTTAATGTCGCAGGCGTGGCGTCCGTGGCGCAGTTATGCGGTGATGCATATCTGGAAGAATATGTCTTAA
- the cpoB gene encoding cell division protein CpoB, with product MISSFRTHLLSLSLLIGVAAPWAANAQAAISNVGSGSVEDRVTTLERISNAQGQLLQQLQQQLSDSQRDIDALRGQIQENTYQLNQVVERQKQIYQQIDSLSSNGGAQGASGGDAAAAGAGAAAANDAPATGADNAAAAPTQSGDANTDYNAAAALVLEKKQYDQAITAFQAFVKKYPDSTYQPNANYWLGQLNYNKGKKDDAAYYFATVVKNYPKSPKSPEALYKVGVIMQDKGDTAKAKAVYQQVVKQYPNSEAAKLAQKRAAGL from the coding sequence ATGATTAGTAGCTTCAGAACTCACCTGTTGAGTCTGTCGTTACTGATTGGCGTAGCGGCCCCCTGGGCCGCTAATGCCCAGGCAGCAATCAGTAACGTTGGCTCCGGCTCGGTCGAAGACCGTGTCACCACCCTTGAGCGTATTTCTAATGCTCAGGGACAACTCCTTCAACAACTTCAGCAGCAACTCAGCGACAGTCAGCGTGATATCGACGCCTTACGCGGACAGATTCAGGAAAATACCTACCAGTTGAATCAGGTCGTCGAGCGGCAGAAACAGATCTATCAGCAAATCGACAGTCTCAGCAGCAATGGAGGCGCTCAGGGCGCATCAGGCGGCGACGCAGCGGCCGCAGGCGCCGGTGCAGCAGCGGCAAACGATGCACCTGCTACAGGCGCTGACAACGCTGCTGCTGCGCCAACGCAAAGCGGTGATGCCAATACGGATTACAATGCGGCGGCGGCGCTGGTGCTGGAGAAGAAGCAGTATGATCAGGCGATCACTGCCTTTCAGGCCTTTGTGAAAAAATATCCGGATTCAACTTACCAGCCGAATGCTAATTACTGGCTCGGTCAGTTGAATTACAACAAGGGTAAGAAGGACGACGCCGCCTACTATTTTGCCACTGTAGTGAAAAATTACCCAAAATCACCAAAAAGCCCGGAAGCGCTTTATAAGGTTGGGGTGATCATGCAGGACAAAGGCGACACCGCAAAAGCCAAAGCGGTGTATCAACAAGTTGTAAAACAATACCCAAATAGCGAAGCGGCAAAGCTGGCGCAAAAACGCGCGGCGGGGCTGTAA
- the nadA gene encoding quinolinate synthase NadA, translating to MSLMFDPETAVYPFPPKPARLSVDEKQFYREKIKRLLKERDAVMVAHYYTDPEIQSLAEETGGCVSDSLEMARFGSNHPASTLLVAGVRFMGETAKILSPEKTVLMPTLQAECSLDLGCPIEEFNQFCDQHPDRTVVVYANTSAAVKARADWVVTSSIAVELIEHLDSLGEKIIWAPDRHLGRYVTRQTRADVICWQAACIVHDEFKTQALQRMKALYPQAAVLVHPESPQAIVDLADAVGSTSQLIQAAKTLPHPQMIVATDRGIFYKMQQACPDKELLEAPTAGEGATCRSCAHCPWMAMNGLKAIADGLERGGEQHEIHVEESLRQAALIPLNRMLSFAAELKLNVKGNA from the coding sequence ATGAGCCTGATGTTCGATCCCGAAACTGCTGTTTATCCGTTCCCGCCGAAACCCGCCCGGCTTTCTGTTGATGAAAAACAGTTCTACCGGGAGAAGATCAAACGTCTTCTGAAAGAGCGTGACGCGGTGATGGTGGCCCACTATTACACCGATCCGGAAATCCAGTCGCTGGCGGAAGAGACCGGCGGCTGTGTCTCCGATTCGCTGGAGATGGCGCGCTTCGGCAGCAACCATCCGGCCAGCACGCTGCTGGTGGCTGGAGTGCGGTTTATGGGCGAGACGGCGAAGATCCTCAGCCCGGAAAAAACCGTCCTGATGCCGACGCTACAGGCGGAGTGTTCACTGGATCTTGGCTGCCCGATTGAAGAGTTCAATCAGTTCTGCGATCAGCATCCGGATCGCACAGTGGTGGTATATGCCAATACCTCGGCGGCGGTAAAAGCGCGTGCCGACTGGGTAGTCACGTCCAGTATCGCCGTGGAGCTGATTGAACACCTCGACAGCCTGGGTGAGAAGATTATCTGGGCGCCGGACCGTCATCTTGGGCGCTATGTCACCCGGCAGACCCGCGCTGACGTGATTTGCTGGCAGGCAGCCTGCATCGTGCATGACGAGTTTAAAACCCAGGCGCTGCAACGGATGAAAGCGCTCTATCCGCAGGCGGCGGTACTGGTGCATCCGGAGTCGCCGCAGGCGATTGTTGATCTTGCCGATGCCGTGGGTTCTACCAGCCAGCTGATTCAGGCGGCGAAAACCCTGCCGCATCCACAAATGATTGTCGCTACCGATCGCGGTATCTTCTACAAAATGCAGCAGGCCTGCCCGGATAAAGAGTTACTGGAAGCGCCAACTGCCGGTGAAGGCGCCACCTGTCGTAGTTGTGCGCACTGCCCGTGGATGGCGATGAACGGGTTAAAAGCGATTGCCGACGGGCTGGAGCGGGGTGGCGAGCAGCATGAGATCCATGTCGAGGAGAGTTTACGCCAGGCTGCATTGATCCCTTTGAATCGTATGCTATCTTTTGCAGCTGAGCTTAAACTTAACGTCAAAGGCAATGCCTGA
- the cydX gene encoding cytochrome bd-I oxidase subunit CydX yields the protein MWYFAWILGTLLACSLGIMTALALEHVEENASKEQK from the coding sequence ATGTGGTATTTTGCCTGGATTCTCGGCACCTTGCTGGCCTGCTCATTAGGTATCATGACGGCGCTGGCGCTTGAGCACGTGGAAGAAAACGCGTCCAAAGAGCAGAAGTAA
- the tolA gene encoding cell envelope integrity protein TolA: protein MSKATEQNDKLKRAIIISVILHIFLIAALIWSSFNENIDASAGGGGGDINAVMVDPGAVVEQYNRQQNQQSDSKRAEQQRKKQAEQQAEELQQKQAAEQQRLKELEKERLQSQEEAKEQAKAQAEQQKQAQEAAKQAQEQQKQAEAAAAKAKADAKAEADAQAKAAADAKKKADEEVKKAAADAKKKAEEQAKEAAAKEAAAAAEAAKVKAAADAKAKATADAKAKAAEEARQAQAEAAQAAKEKAAEEAKAKAATAAKAKADAAAKAKAAADAKKKAAAEAAKESSDVDDLLGGLSSGKNSPKEGKSGGAAAGQGNQKKAGASGAAIDSYLGQVKGAIESKFYDSDLYKGKTCDLAIKLAPDGLLISVQPKGGDPALCQAAVAAARQARLPKPPTQDVYEAVKNATLGFKP, encoded by the coding sequence GTGTCGAAGGCAACCGAGCAGAACGATAAGTTAAAACGCGCGATTATCATCTCGGTGATACTGCATATCTTTTTGATTGCAGCGCTGATTTGGAGCTCGTTTAACGAAAATATCGACGCCAGCGCTGGCGGCGGCGGTGGCGATATCAATGCTGTCATGGTCGATCCTGGTGCGGTAGTGGAACAGTACAATCGTCAGCAGAATCAACAGAGCGACAGCAAACGCGCTGAACAGCAGCGTAAAAAACAGGCTGAGCAGCAGGCTGAAGAGCTGCAGCAAAAGCAGGCCGCCGAACAGCAGCGTCTGAAAGAGCTGGAGAAAGAGCGTCTGCAGTCGCAGGAAGAGGCGAAAGAGCAGGCTAAGGCGCAGGCTGAGCAGCAGAAACAGGCGCAGGAAGCGGCAAAGCAGGCGCAGGAGCAGCAGAAACAGGCGGAAGCCGCTGCGGCGAAGGCGAAAGCCGATGCCAAAGCTGAAGCAGATGCACAGGCGAAAGCCGCCGCGGATGCGAAGAAAAAAGCGGACGAAGAGGTGAAAAAAGCCGCTGCGGACGCGAAGAAAAAAGCGGAAGAGCAGGCGAAAGAGGCTGCAGCTAAAGAGGCTGCCGCGGCGGCTGAAGCGGCGAAAGTAAAAGCCGCTGCTGACGCCAAAGCGAAAGCCACCGCCGATGCGAAAGCCAAAGCGGCGGAAGAAGCCAGACAGGCGCAGGCCGAAGCCGCGCAGGCAGCGAAGGAAAAGGCTGCTGAAGAGGCGAAAGCCAAAGCGGCCACTGCGGCGAAGGCGAAAGCCGATGCGGCGGCCAAAGCCAAAGCGGCTGCGGATGCGAAGAAAAAAGCTGCTGCCGAAGCGGCTAAAGAATCCAGTGATGTGGACGATTTACTCGGTGGCCTCTCTTCTGGTAAAAATTCGCCAAAAGAGGGTAAATCTGGCGGTGCTGCTGCAGGGCAGGGCAATCAGAAAAAAGCCGGTGCTTCTGGCGCGGCGATCGACAGCTATCTTGGTCAGGTTAAAGGCGCAATTGAAAGTAAGTTTTATGATTCTGACCTGTATAAGGGTAAAACCTGTGACCTGGCGATTAAACTGGCGCCTGATGGCCTGTTGATCTCAGTACAGCCAAAAGGTGGCGACCCGGCGTTATGCCAGGCAGCGGTTGCGGCAGCCAGACAGGCGCGGTTACCTAAGCCACCAACGCAGGACGTGTATGAAGCTGTGAAGAATGCGACATTAGGCTTTAAACCTTAA
- the cydB gene encoding cytochrome d ubiquinol oxidase subunit II, producing the protein MLDYESLRFIWWLLIGILLIGFAVTDGFDMGVGMLSRILGRTDTERRIMINAIAPHWDGNQVWLITAGGALFAAWPMVYAAAFSGFYVAMILVLASLFFRPVGFDYRSKIEDMRWRGMWDWGIFIGSFVPPLVIGVAFGNLLQGVPFHADEYLRLFYTGNFFQLLNPFGLLAGVVSLTMILTQGATYLQMRTAGEIHLRARLTAQISALVMMITFALAGVWVMYGIDGYVVTSVLDHAAASNPLTKEVAREAGAWMINFNKAPILWLIPALGVALPLLTILCSRLEKGAWAFIFSSLTLACVILTAGVAMFPFIMPSSTVPNVSLTMWDATSSLLTLKLMTFVAMVFVPIILLYTSWCYYKMFGRITKEHIEDNNHSLY; encoded by the coding sequence ATGTTAGATTACGAAAGTTTGCGTTTTATCTGGTGGCTGCTGATCGGCATCTTACTGATTGGTTTTGCCGTCACCGACGGTTTCGATATGGGCGTAGGGATGCTGTCGCGCATCCTTGGCCGTACCGACACTGAACGCCGTATTATGATTAACGCCATTGCTCCGCACTGGGACGGTAACCAGGTATGGCTGATCACCGCCGGTGGCGCGCTGTTTGCCGCCTGGCCGATGGTTTACGCCGCTGCCTTTTCCGGCTTCTATGTGGCGATGATTCTGGTGCTGGCCTCACTGTTCTTCCGTCCGGTTGGCTTTGACTACCGCTCGAAGATTGAAGATATGCGCTGGCGCGGCATGTGGGACTGGGGCATTTTTATCGGCAGCTTTGTGCCGCCGCTGGTGATTGGTGTGGCGTTCGGTAACCTGTTGCAGGGCGTGCCTTTCCATGCCGATGAGTATCTGCGCCTGTTCTATACCGGTAACTTCTTCCAGCTGTTGAATCCGTTTGGTCTGCTGGCGGGGGTTGTCAGCCTGACGATGATTCTGACGCAGGGCGCCACCTATCTGCAGATGCGTACGGCCGGTGAAATTCACCTGCGTGCACGCCTGACCGCTCAGATCTCCGCGCTGGTGATGATGATCACCTTTGCGCTGGCGGGTGTCTGGGTGATGTATGGCATCGATGGTTATGTCGTCACTTCGGTGCTGGATCATGCGGCAGCCTCCAATCCACTGACCAAAGAGGTGGCGCGTGAAGCGGGCGCCTGGATGATCAACTTCAATAAAGCCCCGATCCTGTGGCTGATCCCGGCGCTGGGCGTGGCGTTGCCACTGCTGACGATCCTCTGTTCGCGTCTGGAGAAGGGCGCCTGGGCGTTTATCTTCTCCTCGCTGACGCTGGCCTGTGTGATCCTCACTGCCGGTGTGGCGATGTTCCCGTTCATTATGCCATCCAGCACCGTGCCGAACGTCAGTCTGACTATGTGGGACGCCACTTCCAGCCTGCTGACGCTAAAACTGATGACCTTTGTAGCGATGGTGTTTGTACCGATTATCCTGCTGTACACCAGCTGGTGTTATTACAAGATGTTCGGCCGCATCACCAAAGAGCATATTGAAGACAACAACCATTCTCTTTATTAA
- the ybgC gene encoding tol-pal system-associated acyl-CoA thioesterase, with product MSTTLFRWPVRVYYEDTDAGGVVYHASYVAFYERARTEMLRQHHFNQQALLDQQIAFVVRRITVDYLAAARLDDLLEVQSEVVSMRRTTMTFAQRIVNAEGKVLNEAEVLIACINPHLMKPIALPKSIVAEFKQ from the coding sequence GTGAGTACAACGCTGTTTCGATGGCCGGTACGCGTCTATTACGAAGACACGGATGCCGGTGGCGTGGTTTACCATGCCAGCTATGTGGCTTTCTATGAACGAGCACGGACTGAAATGCTGCGCCAGCACCATTTCAATCAACAGGCGCTGCTGGATCAGCAGATCGCTTTTGTCGTGCGTCGAATCACAGTCGACTATCTTGCCGCTGCACGCCTTGATGATTTGCTGGAAGTGCAAAGCGAGGTGGTTTCTATGCGCAGGACGACTATGACATTCGCACAACGTATCGTTAATGCAGAAGGCAAGGTTCTCAATGAAGCGGAAGTCCTGATCGCCTGCATCAACCCACATCTAATGAAGCCGATAGCGCTTCCCAAGTCTATTGTCGCGGAGTTCAAGCAGTGA